A region of the Brassica napus cultivar Da-Ae unplaced genomic scaffold, Da-Ae ScsIHWf_2151;HRSCAF=2803, whole genome shotgun sequence genome:
aactattttattactATCCCTAACAAAAAAGGTGTCATCCGATATGAAATTCCGAATGTCCTTGGAGTTAACTAAAAGATCAACATTATTGTAATAACTAGAACGCTCACCCCAACCATAAAAGTTTTTatccatatcatatataaaccgGTCTTTACTTATAGTAGTCTTTTCAATAGGAGCAAAACTATCCATTGCTTTACTTAGCTCGCCTCTGTATTCCAATTCTCCCTTAGAAAACATCAAATTGAACCACGATTTTTCCATAGAGCTTCTGGCCTCTATttacatgaaaataaaataacaatagatgaatagtcattcaatgaaaaaattgaaaaatgcaaaaaaaaaatttgaatagttCATTTTCTATTCAGAGTAAGCAAAGCATGTCAATGCAATTGCTAATTGCTAAGATTATTAAGTAAAAGCAattgaaattaataaatttcaattctaaatgaaaataaggattttcttatattgtgtaaaattctcattaaaaaaaagaaatatttgttcttcgcttatgaatataagcgataTGAAGAACTTTTTTAGTAAAATCTCGTatactaatataaaaaaaaagtttttattccaATACGGAATGAAAAGAAAAGGACAACATGCAGAATGGGTAGAAGAAGTGGGGATACTTGGTTCAAGCCCTGACACGaaactaaaaaaagaataaaaaaatcctAAGAATCCATATTTCGTATAGAATTTCTTGTGGACACTACAATACAAAAGTGTAGTTGTgtttaatcttcttttttttcagattttgtaTATCTAGATTAAGTATGTATCTATCAAAAACAGTATATACACTAGATAAACTCGGctcaatcttttttttactaaaaggaTTGAGCCGAGTTTAATTgcaattaaactaataaaacgGACGTGAATTACTAATCTAATTTCTAGTCTTGGCCATCTAATTTATCGATGGTTGGGAAGTTAAATGTGATCTCCTTCCATACTTCACAAGCAGCAGCTAGTTCAGGACTCCATTTGCAAGCCTCACGGATAATTTCATTACCCTCGACTGCAAGATCACGTCCCTCATTACGAGCTTGTACACATGCTTCTAGAGCTACTCGGTTAGCTACGGCACCCGGTGCATTCCCCAAGGGTGGCCTAAAGTTCCGCCACCAAATTGTAGTACGGAATCATCTCATAAAATCACTCTTGACAGTAATATATGTTGTATATGTAAATCCTAGATATGACAATATGCGGAATTCatccatgaaaatgaaaaacaagggGGGGTTGATATCGATGGGACGCATAACCGGATAtgctaaaatgaaaatatgaaaaaaaaaggcTAATGAGATCGAAATAATGAATCATAAATAGAGTTCCATTTCGGAATTGGCTAGATAAAACAAAGTCTTGCCTATTATGACAAATAAATCAAAGACTTTccacaaaaattttttttattcatatattttttattttaaaactaggttTTGGTTAGTTGAGCTTGAAAACGACTATTCCTtcattgaaatttaattaagtaaaaaattGAATTGCATATTCGCTTGGGTGGTACCAATGAAATCGAGTGCTTACTCCCATTTATTATTGAATTAACCAATGAATTTACTATCGAAGATTTTTTCTGTATTCGAAAAATTTCGCAACAAAattgaacatatttttttattatgagaaTAAATCCTACTACTTCGGATCCAGCGGTTTCAATACGTGAAAAAAAACAACCTGGGACGTATTGCCCAAATCATTGGTCCGGTACTGGATGTAGCCTTTCCCCCGGGCAAGATGCCTAATATTTACAATGCTCTGGTGGTTAAGGGTCGAGATACGCTTGGTCAAGAAATTAATGTGACTTGTGAAGTACAGCAATTATTAGGAAACAACCGAGTTAGAGCTGTAGCTATGAGCGCGACCGAGGGTTTAAAGAGAGGGATGGACGTGGTTGATATGGGAAATCCTCTAAGTGTTCCAGTCGGCGGAGCGACTCTAGGACGAATTTTCAATGTACTTGGGGAACCTGTTGATAATTTAGGTCCTGTCGATACTCTCACAACATCTCCTATCCATAAATCCGCGCCTGCTTTTATAGACTTAGATACAACCTTATCTATTTTTGAAACAGGAATTAAAGTAGTAGATCTTTTGGCCCCTTATCGTCGTGGGGGAAAAATCGGACTATTCGGTGGGGCTGGCGTGGGTAAAACAGTACTAATTATGGAATTGATCAACAACATTGCCAAAGCTCATGGTGGTGTATCCGTATTTGGTGGAGTAGGCGAACGAACTCGTGAAGGAAATGATCTTTACATGGAAATGAAAGAATCTGGAGTCATTAATGAACTAAACCTTGCGGACTCCAAAGTAGCCCTAGTCTACGGTCAGATGAATGAACCGCCGGGAGCTCGTATGAGAGTTGGTCTGACTGCCTTAACTATGGCAGAATATTTCCGAGATGTTAATGAGCAAGACGTACTTCTATTTATCGACAATATCTTCCGTTTTGTACAAGCAGGATCCGAGGTATCCGCTTTATTGGGTAGAATGCCTTCTGCTGTGGGTTACCAACCCACCCTTAGTACCGAAATGGGTTCTTTACAAGAAAGAATTACTTCTACGAAAAAAGGGTCCATAACCTCTATTCAAGCAGTTTATGTACCTGCAGACGATTTGACTGACCCTGCTCCTGCCACCACATTTGCACATTTAGATGCGACTACCGTACTATCAAGAGGATTAGCTGCTAAAGGTATCTATCCAGCGGTAGATCCTTTAGATTCAACGTCAACTATGCTACAACCTCGAATCGTTGGCGAGGAACATTATGAAACTGCGCAACaagtaaagcaaactttacaacGTTACAAGGAGCTTCAGGACATTATAGCTATCCTGGGGTTGGACGAATTATCCGAAGAGGATCGCTTAACCGTCGCAAGAGCACGAAAGATTGAGCGTTTCTTATCACAACCTTTTTTCGTAGCAGAAGTATTTACAGGTTCTCCGGGAAAATATGTTGGGCTAGCGGAAACAATTAGAGGGTTTAATTTGATCCTTTCCGGAGAATTTGATTCTCTTCCTGAACAGGCCTTTTACTTAGTGGGTAACATCGATGAAGCTACTGCGAAGGCTACGAACTTAGAAATGGAGAGTAAATTGAAGAAATGACCTTAAATCTTTGTGTGTACTGACTCCGAATCGAATTGTTTGGGATTCAGAAGTAAAAGAAATCATTTTATCTACTAATAGTGGACAAATTGGCGTATTACCAAATCACGCGCCGATTGCCACAGCTGTTGATATAGGTATTTTGAAAATACGCCTTAATAACCAATGGTTAACAATGGCTCTGATGGGCGTTTTGCTAGAATAGGCAATAATGAAATTACTATTTTAGTAAATGATGCAGAGAAGAATAGTGACATTGATCCACAAGAAGCTCAGCAAACTCTTGAAATAGCAGAGGCGAACTTGAGAAAAGCTGAAGGCAAGAGACAAACAATTGAGGCTAATCTAGCTCTCAGACGAGCTCGGACACGCGTCGAGGCTCTCAATACGATTTGATTTTGTAACTAGCTGACGTATAAAAAAATAGGATCCAAaagcgagaaaaaaaaaaaaaaaagctggctACAAAAACTTATTAGACACCATTGATCATGGTGTCTAATAAGTTATACCTACTATTGGATTTGAACCAATGACTCCTGCCGTATGAAAGCAATACTCTAACCACTGAGTTAAGTAGGTTATTTATCATCGTAAAGAGAAGGCACGGGGATACTTATCACATCGATAGGATTATAAATCCAATATTATTTCTAAGCAATACCAATAAACAACGAGATGAAAGAGATATAATGTTcgatcatataatattaatctTGACAAGAAATTATCTACATGATAAGATAAGATAAAATGTGGATCATAAACACAAGGGCTATAGCTCAGTTAGGTAGAGCACCTCGTTTACACGTGCGCCAAAGTTTTTCAGAGGAGTCCATCACGCAATCAAACCAATTGAttgatcttattaataaatCGATGTCTTACTCCATGACTTTTTTTTAGGAAAAAGAGGAGAACAATAGCCTGACATTAGGTCCTATTAAAGTACCCCATTTCGGTAGGGAATTAATAGAACCCATCATTGATTTGAGATATTGATAGGGTGAATACCCAGTCTACTTAATGCTAGGCAGAATGAGTATAAGGAACTCAAAAATGATCTTTTCGTCCTATGAACCTTAAGGTGTAGCAAGtttcatatttgattttttaatcagGATGTTAGAGACTATATTTAACTTAAGTTGATCTAGACCAAAAGCAAACCTACGTCAAGAGAACCCTTCTTTGAAACACTTTGGTAGTTATTCTGTATtgtattagaattaaaaaataatcaatcagAGTACTTGGAAccatttcttatcttttttttttaagaaaaaatatggtAGACTAACTGATCTTTCTATCAGTTAATGAAAGAGCCCAATGCAAAAAAAATGCATGTTGGGTCTTTGAAAGAGTTCGAAtcattttgataataataaGTTCGAGCTCTTTTACCGAGCAGGTCTACGGTTCGAATCCGTATAGCCctaactaataaatttattctaataaatgacattcaaat
Encoded here:
- the LOC125600212 gene encoding ATP synthase subunit beta, chloroplastic-like yields the protein MPNIYNALVVKGRDTLGQEINVTCEVQQLLGNNRVRAVAMSATEGLKRGMDVVDMGNPLSVPVGGATLGRIFNVLGEPVDNLGPVDTLTTSPIHKSAPAFIDLDTTLSIFETGIKVVDLLAPYRRGGKIGLFGGAGVGKTVLIMELINNIAKAHGGVSVFGGVGERTREGNDLYMEMKESGVINELNLADSKVALVYGQMNEPPGARMRVGLTALTMAEYFRDVNEQDVLLFIDNIFRFVQAGSEVSALLGRMPSAVGYQPTLSTEMGSLQERITSTKKGSITSIQAVYVPADDLTDPAPATTFAHLDATTVLSRGLAAKGIYPAVDPLDSTSTMLQPRIVGEEHYETAQQVKQTLQRYKELQDIIAILGLDELSEEDRLTVARARKIERFLSQPFFVAEVFTGSPGKYVGLAETIRGFNLILSGEFDSLPEQAFYLVGNIDEATAKATNLEMESKLKK